One Cupriavidus taiwanensis DNA window includes the following coding sequences:
- a CDS encoding DUF4280 domain-containing protein translates to MALQVTAGAAMQCSFGLAPSTLAVLPLGRVLAGTGAASVMDHLPLVNIPPFGLCQCVANPQVAAATAAAQGVLTPMPCVPVTPAPWLPGAPTVQIGGAPALQHTSRLACAWGGVIQVVAPAQATVMTP, encoded by the coding sequence ATGGCCCTGCAGGTCACCGCCGGCGCGGCCATGCAATGCAGCTTCGGGCTGGCACCGTCCACGCTGGCGGTGCTGCCGCTGGGCCGCGTGCTGGCCGGCACCGGCGCCGCCAGCGTGATGGACCACCTGCCGCTGGTCAACATCCCGCCGTTCGGCCTGTGCCAGTGCGTGGCCAACCCGCAGGTGGCGGCGGCCACCGCGGCGGCGCAGGGTGTGCTGACGCCGATGCCGTGCGTGCCGGTGACGCCGGCACCATGGCTGCCCGGTGCGCCGACGGTGCAGATCGGCGGCGCGCCGGCGCTGCAGCACACCTCCAGGCTGGCGTGCGCATGGGGCGGCGTGATCCAGGTCGTCGCGCCGGCGCAAGCCACCGTGATGACGCCATGA
- a CDS encoding toxin-antitoxin system YwqK family antitoxin translates to MPLTDPALPDPADPAAAMAETHDGDGRLVSRVPLCAGRPHGRLECFYPDGSLRLDAEYAHGELSGLLRAYAADGSVEYEAHYAGGQLHGISTTYLDGRLQARQQHAHGQLEGESVCYAPSGDVTARCLYRQGRLEDEAVYAHEGAVVRRSRYRAGRLDGETREYGAGGALVQALPYRAGLLHGVARRFGAAGEVAATRGYAAGKPREDWQPAAAADDGDGTELPAGFAQRLERWLRG, encoded by the coding sequence ATGCCTTTGACCGATCCCGCGCTGCCCGATCCGGCCGATCCTGCCGCCGCCATGGCCGAGACCCATGACGGCGACGGCCGGCTGGTGTCGCGCGTGCCGCTGTGCGCGGGCCGGCCGCACGGACGCCTGGAATGCTTTTATCCGGATGGCTCGCTGCGGCTCGATGCTGAGTACGCGCACGGCGAGCTGTCCGGGCTGCTGCGCGCCTATGCCGCCGACGGCAGCGTCGAGTACGAGGCCCACTACGCCGGCGGCCAGCTGCACGGCATCAGCACCACATATCTCGATGGAAGGCTGCAGGCCCGCCAGCAGCACGCCCACGGACAGCTCGAGGGCGAGAGCGTGTGCTACGCGCCGTCCGGCGACGTGACCGCGCGCTGCCTCTACCGGCAGGGCCGGCTCGAGGACGAGGCGGTCTACGCGCACGAGGGCGCGGTGGTGCGCCGCAGCCGCTACCGCGCCGGCCGCCTCGACGGCGAGACCCGCGAGTACGGCGCCGGAGGTGCGCTGGTGCAGGCGCTGCCCTACCGCGCCGGGTTGCTGCACGGGGTCGCGCGCCGCTTCGGCGCCGCGGGCGAGGTGGCGGCGACGCGGGGTTATGCGGCCGGCAAGCCGCGCGAAGACTGGCAACCGGCGGCAGCGGCCGACGATGGCGACGGCACCGAACTGCCCGCGGGCTTTGCGCAGCGCCTCGAGCGCTGGCTGAGGGGTTGA
- the tssI gene encoding type VI secretion system tip protein TssI/VgrG — protein sequence MIPKLATQAGNFATLATPFGGDVLRLDGFAGREAISEPFRFSLRMRSSDKGLDAGRIVGQRLSITLRHPDGAPRYLNGIVTRFAHTGADHQHGFYSAELAPRLWLLTLGRDRAIYQNLSAPQIIRRVLQAFDVAFEARLTETRYPVREYCVQYDESPFSFISRLMEEEGIFYFFTFADGAHTMVLADSPSAHPAGTHCADLAMDGMARPPAGAARMLAFGMARQLGAATQVLADYDYLQARTSQGSAPAGTGDLAQQYVFPGRHRDADDASRKAAVRSGAQQAEAHTGVGESACCHLAAGIRFTLAGHVDPALDRAYVVRAVEHACSGDSYRNTVAVLPLSVPFRAPLATPRPLVAGTHTATVAGSAGEEIWTDAHGRIKVKFHWDRSPGANQDSSCWVRVAQAAAGAGWGQLFLPRVGQEVVVSYVDGDPDRPLVTGSVYNGQSGVPVPLPAMQTQSVIRSRSSKGGSAGNELRMEDKAGAEELYLRAQRAMTVSVENTLSTTVEAGGESHRIKSGDLALEVASGNETHKVSGTRQVEAGGGETHTSGAAFSHDVAGNYKLTVQGNLVIEVGGSISFKAGTSLQCEAGTTLSSKAGTTLSHEAMMVRQKASAAQTVESGGMLELKGALVKLN from the coding sequence ATGATCCCGAAACTGGCCACGCAGGCCGGCAACTTCGCCACGCTGGCCACGCCCTTCGGCGGCGACGTGCTGCGGCTGGACGGCTTCGCCGGGCGCGAGGCGATCTCCGAGCCATTCCGCTTCAGCCTGCGCATGCGTTCGTCGGACAAGGGGCTGGATGCGGGGCGCATCGTCGGCCAGCGCCTGAGCATCACGCTGCGGCACCCGGACGGCGCGCCGCGGTACCTGAACGGCATCGTCACGCGCTTTGCCCACACCGGCGCGGACCACCAGCACGGCTTCTACAGCGCGGAGCTGGCGCCGCGGCTGTGGCTGCTCACGCTCGGGCGCGACCGCGCCATCTACCAGAACCTGTCCGCGCCGCAGATCATCCGCCGCGTGCTGCAGGCCTTCGACGTCGCGTTCGAGGCGCGCCTTACAGAGACGCGCTATCCGGTGCGCGAATACTGCGTGCAGTACGACGAAAGCCCGTTCAGCTTTATCTCGCGGCTGATGGAGGAAGAGGGCATCTTCTACTTCTTCACCTTTGCCGACGGCGCGCACACCATGGTGCTGGCCGACAGCCCCTCCGCGCATCCGGCTGGCACGCACTGCGCCGACCTGGCGATGGACGGCATGGCGCGCCCGCCGGCCGGCGCGGCGCGCATGCTGGCCTTCGGCATGGCGCGGCAGCTCGGCGCGGCCACGCAGGTGCTGGCCGACTACGACTACCTGCAGGCGCGCACTTCGCAGGGCAGCGCGCCGGCGGGCACGGGAGACCTGGCGCAGCAGTACGTGTTCCCGGGCCGGCACCGCGACGCCGACGACGCCAGCCGCAAGGCCGCCGTGCGCAGCGGCGCGCAGCAGGCCGAGGCCCACACCGGCGTGGGCGAGAGCGCGTGCTGCCACCTGGCCGCGGGCATCCGCTTCACGCTGGCCGGCCACGTCGACCCGGCGCTGGACCGCGCCTACGTGGTGCGCGCGGTCGAGCATGCCTGCAGCGGCGACAGCTATCGCAATACGGTCGCGGTGCTGCCGCTGTCGGTGCCGTTCCGCGCGCCGCTCGCCACGCCCCGGCCGCTGGTGGCCGGCACGCATACCGCCACGGTGGCGGGCTCCGCCGGTGAAGAAATCTGGACCGACGCGCACGGCCGCATCAAGGTGAAGTTCCACTGGGACCGCAGCCCCGGCGCCAACCAGGACAGCTCGTGCTGGGTCCGCGTGGCGCAGGCCGCCGCCGGCGCAGGTTGGGGCCAGCTGTTCCTGCCGCGCGTGGGCCAGGAGGTGGTGGTCAGCTATGTCGACGGCGACCCCGACCGGCCGCTGGTGACCGGCAGCGTCTACAACGGGCAGTCGGGTGTGCCGGTGCCGCTGCCCGCGATGCAGACGCAAAGCGTGATCCGTTCGCGTTCGTCCAAGGGCGGCAGCGCCGGCAACGAGCTGCGCATGGAAGACAAGGCCGGCGCCGAGGAACTGTACCTGCGCGCCCAGCGCGCGATGACGGTGTCGGTGGAAAACACGCTGTCGACCACGGTCGAAGCCGGCGGCGAATCGCATCGCATCAAGTCCGGCGACCTGGCGCTGGAGGTGGCCTCCGGCAACGAGACCCACAAGGTCAGCGGCACGCGCCAGGTCGAGGCCGGCGGCGGCGAGACCCACACCAGCGGCGCGGCGTTCAGCCACGACGTCGCCGGCAACTACAAGCTCACGGTGCAGGGCAACCTGGTAATCGAGGTCGGCGGATCGATTTCGTTCAAGGCCGGCACGTCCCTGCAGTGCGAGGCCGGCACCACGCTCAGCAGCAAGGCCGGCACCACGCTGAGCCACGAAGCGATGATGGTGCGGCAGAAGGCGTCCGCCGCGCAGACGGTGGAAAGCGGCGGCATGCTCGAACTCAAGGGCGCCCTGGTGAAACTGAACTGA
- the tssH gene encoding type VI secretion system ATPase TssH, with translation MDIDIRTLLSRLDPECRHAMEQAAQLCVRQTHYSVDVEHLLLQLLEGGAADLQAIFAHFALSPAQVAAQLQKAVDGFKRGNGRTPVLSPSFSPLFQEAWLLSSMLLGEQQVRAGTLLLALLEVESLRGMLLESAPALLSIPRAALREALPALLGASAPGAAMPGAQGAVPGMPHRVAGSGQATALEQYTVDLTALARAGAIDPVRGRDSEIRQLIDVLLRRRQNNPILTGEAGVGKTAVVEGFARRVVAGEVPPSLRQVSVRSLDLALLQAGAGVKGEFENRLKSVIAEVAASPAPVILFIDEAHQLIGAGGSEGQGDAANLLKPALARGELRTIAATTWAEYKKYIERDPALARRFQIVKVDEPAEAVAIDMLRGMVRQLERHHGVEILDDAVRDAVRLSHRYVSGRQLPDKAISVLDTACARVAAAQGGVPEAIEALGRSIESAENQLRILRHEAATGTARADEIAAVTRARDEARSQHARLSDKLATEQRAVAEILACRGKIAAWLENQDGESAGAQEDGDDGDDCADSAASLGATLARLEKGLEAVQNDEPMVPVCVDSAAVAEVISGWTGVPVGRMLADELHTVLYLHDRLGERVVGQDEALDAIARRIRTFRADLDDPGKPVGVFLLVGPSGVGKTETAHALADLLYGGERNMITVNLSEFQEAHSVSGLKGAPPGYVGYGRGGVLTEAVRRRPYSVVLLDEMEKAHPDVLELFFQVFDKGVMEDGEGVPIDFRNTVILLTSNAAQDVITEAVRGGGRPAPEALVAKLRPALLRQFSPAFLARLVLVPYYPLGDAQIREIVDLKLARLAQRFARNHNARLTWDEALARAITQRCTEVDSGARNVDHILTHAVLPELARRVLEQLSMDERFGGVHLSLDAAGGVAFRFLPQEGR, from the coding sequence ATGGACATCGATATCCGCACGCTGCTGAGCCGCCTCGATCCGGAATGCCGGCATGCCATGGAGCAGGCCGCGCAGCTGTGCGTGCGGCAGACGCACTACAGCGTCGACGTCGAGCACCTGCTGCTGCAATTGCTCGAGGGCGGCGCCGCGGACCTGCAGGCCATCTTCGCGCACTTCGCGCTGTCGCCGGCGCAGGTCGCGGCGCAGCTGCAGAAGGCGGTCGACGGCTTCAAGCGCGGCAACGGCCGCACGCCGGTGCTGTCGCCCAGTTTCTCGCCGCTGTTCCAGGAAGCGTGGCTGCTCAGTTCGATGCTGCTGGGCGAGCAGCAGGTGCGTGCCGGCACGCTGCTGCTGGCGCTGCTGGAAGTGGAAAGCCTGCGCGGCATGCTGCTGGAGTCGGCGCCGGCGTTGCTGTCGATTCCGCGCGCGGCGCTGCGCGAGGCCTTGCCCGCGCTGCTGGGCGCCTCGGCGCCCGGCGCGGCCATGCCCGGCGCGCAAGGCGCCGTGCCGGGCATGCCGCACCGCGTGGCCGGCAGCGGGCAGGCCACGGCGCTGGAGCAGTACACCGTCGACCTGACCGCGCTGGCGCGCGCCGGCGCGATCGATCCCGTGCGCGGGCGCGACAGTGAAATCCGGCAGCTGATCGACGTGCTGCTGCGCCGGCGCCAGAACAACCCCATCCTCACCGGCGAGGCAGGCGTGGGCAAGACCGCGGTGGTCGAAGGCTTTGCCCGGCGCGTGGTCGCCGGCGAGGTGCCGCCGTCGCTGCGCCAGGTTTCGGTGCGCTCGCTGGACCTGGCGCTGCTGCAGGCTGGCGCCGGCGTGAAGGGCGAGTTCGAGAACCGGCTCAAGTCGGTCATTGCCGAGGTGGCGGCTTCGCCGGCGCCGGTGATCCTGTTTATCGACGAAGCCCACCAGCTGATCGGGGCGGGCGGCAGCGAGGGGCAGGGCGATGCCGCCAACCTGCTCAAGCCCGCGCTGGCGCGCGGCGAGCTGCGCACCATTGCCGCCACCACCTGGGCCGAATACAAGAAGTACATCGAGCGCGACCCCGCGCTGGCGCGCCGCTTCCAGATCGTCAAGGTGGACGAGCCGGCCGAGGCCGTGGCCATCGACATGCTGCGCGGCATGGTGCGCCAGCTGGAACGCCACCATGGCGTGGAGATCCTTGACGATGCCGTGCGCGATGCGGTCCGGCTGTCGCACCGCTATGTGTCGGGACGGCAGCTGCCCGACAAGGCCATCAGCGTGCTCGACACCGCCTGCGCGCGCGTGGCCGCGGCGCAGGGCGGCGTGCCCGAGGCCATCGAGGCGCTGGGGCGCAGCATCGAAAGCGCCGAGAACCAGCTGCGCATCCTGCGCCATGAGGCCGCCACCGGCACCGCGCGCGCCGACGAGATCGCCGCGGTCACGCGCGCGCGCGACGAGGCCCGCAGCCAGCACGCCCGCCTCAGCGACAAGCTCGCCACCGAGCAGCGCGCCGTGGCCGAGATCCTGGCGTGTCGCGGCAAGATCGCGGCCTGGCTGGAGAACCAGGACGGCGAAAGCGCTGGGGCGCAAGAGGACGGCGACGACGGCGACGACTGCGCCGACAGCGCCGCGTCGCTCGGCGCCACGCTCGCGCGCCTGGAGAAGGGCCTGGAGGCGGTGCAGAACGATGAGCCGATGGTGCCGGTCTGCGTCGACTCGGCCGCGGTCGCCGAAGTCATCTCGGGCTGGACCGGCGTGCCGGTCGGGCGCATGCTGGCCGACGAACTGCATACCGTGCTGTACCTGCACGACCGGCTGGGCGAGCGCGTGGTGGGCCAGGACGAGGCGCTCGACGCGATTGCGCGCCGCATCCGCACCTTCCGCGCCGACCTGGACGATCCGGGCAAGCCGGTCGGCGTGTTCCTGCTGGTCGGCCCCAGCGGGGTCGGCAAGACCGAGACCGCGCATGCGCTGGCCGACCTGCTCTACGGCGGCGAGCGCAACATGATCACCGTCAACCTGTCGGAGTTCCAGGAGGCCCACAGCGTCTCGGGGCTGAAGGGCGCGCCGCCGGGCTATGTCGGCTACGGGCGCGGCGGCGTGCTGACCGAGGCGGTGCGCCGCCGCCCGTACAGCGTGGTGCTGCTGGATGAAATGGAGAAGGCACACCCGGACGTGCTGGAGCTGTTCTTCCAGGTCTTCGACAAGGGCGTGATGGAAGACGGCGAGGGCGTGCCCATCGATTTCCGCAACACGGTGATCCTGCTGACCTCGAACGCGGCGCAGGACGTGATCACCGAGGCCGTGCGCGGCGGCGGGCGCCCGGCGCCCGAGGCGCTGGTGGCGAAGCTGCGCCCCGCGCTGCTCAGGCAGTTCAGCCCGGCGTTCCTGGCGCGGCTGGTGCTGGTGCCGTACTACCCGCTGGGCGACGCGCAGATCCGCGAGATCGTCGACCTGAAACTGGCCCGGCTGGCGCAGCGCTTCGCGCGCAACCACAACGCACGGCTCACCTGGGACGAGGCGCTGGCGCGCGCCATCACGCAGCGCTGCACCGAGGTCGACAGCGGCGCGCGCAATGTCGACCACATCCTGACCCATGCGGTGCTGCCGGAGCTGGCGCGCCGCGTGCTGGAGCAGTTGTCGATGGACGAGCGCTTCGGCGGCGTGCACCTGTCGCTGGATGCGGCCGGCGGCGTCGCGTTCCGCTTCCTGCCGCAGGAGGGGCGCTGA
- the tssG gene encoding type VI secretion system baseplate subunit TssG — protein sequence MEAMASDDRQPAAAVIDQLADNPAGFDLFQAIRLLERAVPGAQPLGRGHGMGEPVRLRGLVSLAFQPRDIGRLQRPGEGGERGEGGEGGRDAHRYMLATPVMSLAGAGGPLPLAYTELLLERRAARDPAMGDLLDSFNHRFLSFLYRGRGKHVPALGSQRPATGPLADCLDALSNLGLQRGAAADAVADETAGAAPGTPAPWLRHAGLLGPAPRSMAGLLALLGDRLGLRVRGTQFMGGWLPVAAGDAVRLGGRGAVAGTALGGGAVLGQRAWDQAAGIRLDVQLPAAARLQALLPGGNDHALIAGLVRAYAPQPLAVRLALHVGTRAPARLGPGARLGWTTWLAGGGQSRPAPVQLALRGGARSPHSLSSR from the coding sequence ATGGAAGCAATGGCCAGCGATGACCGGCAGCCAGCAGCTGCTGTGATCGACCAGCTGGCCGACAATCCGGCTGGCTTCGATTTGTTCCAGGCGATCCGCCTGCTGGAACGTGCCGTGCCGGGCGCGCAGCCGCTCGGCCGCGGCCATGGCATGGGCGAGCCGGTGCGCCTGCGCGGGCTGGTGTCGCTGGCGTTCCAGCCGCGCGATATCGGCCGCCTGCAACGGCCCGGCGAGGGCGGTGAGCGCGGTGAGGGCGGTGAGGGCGGCCGCGACGCGCACCGCTACATGCTGGCGACGCCCGTGATGTCGCTGGCGGGCGCGGGCGGCCCGCTGCCGCTGGCCTATACCGAGTTGCTGCTCGAGCGCCGCGCCGCGCGCGACCCGGCGATGGGCGACCTGCTCGACAGCTTCAACCACCGCTTCCTGTCATTCCTGTATCGCGGCCGCGGCAAGCATGTCCCGGCACTGGGCAGCCAGCGTCCGGCCACCGGCCCGCTGGCTGACTGCCTGGATGCGCTCAGCAACCTGGGCCTGCAGCGCGGGGCGGCAGCGGATGCAGTAGCGGATGAGACTGCCGGCGCTGCACCCGGCACGCCGGCGCCGTGGCTGCGCCACGCGGGCTTGCTGGGTCCGGCGCCGCGTTCGATGGCAGGCCTGCTGGCGCTGCTCGGGGACCGGCTCGGGTTGCGCGTGCGCGGCACGCAATTCATGGGCGGATGGCTGCCGGTCGCGGCAGGCGACGCGGTGCGGCTGGGCGGACGCGGGGCCGTCGCCGGTACCGCGCTCGGCGGCGGCGCGGTGCTGGGGCAGCGCGCGTGGGACCAGGCCGCCGGCATCCGGCTCGACGTGCAGTTGCCCGCGGCCGCGCGCCTGCAGGCGCTGCTGCCCGGCGGCAACGACCACGCGCTGATCGCGGGGCTGGTGCGGGCCTATGCGCCGCAGCCGCTCGCGGTCCGGCTTGCGCTCCATGTCGGCACGCGTGCGCCGGCGCGCCTGGGGCCGGGTGCGCGGCTGGGCTGGACCACCTGGCTTGCCGGCGGCGGGCAGTCCCGGCCGGCGCCGGTCCAGCTGGCGTTGCGCGGCGGTGCGCGCAGCCCGCACTCGCTGTCCTCTCGTTGA
- the tssF gene encoding type VI secretion system baseplate subunit TssF, producing the protein MAESVANGGDGAGLDDAGDGGILPYYKRELAYLRTEGAAFAERYPSVAARIAWHGTESPDPHTERLIEATAFLAARVHRDLDQAFPQLAAALLDNVCPSLVQPVPSMTVVQFELDAGQGKVTAGYAVPRHTGLHARTESGEACRFRTAWDTTLWPLAVTQARMTEDHALRLTLECAPGVDFSELELGTLRLHLHGDWMVTVPLYEALVTSVAGVRVAPPNAPQTWLPASAWREAGYGADENVLPQPPHAQPAYGLMQEYFAFARKFHFFELDLPAGRLGNGRSCEVELCLRRGAPALGRVHAGMFRLGCVPAINLFAQTSEPIVLDHRHYEHRLVADQRREAMTEIHSIRSVVLSDPDSERALAVPPFAAASGDPAEGELFWHARREPTLRASLSGTDMYLSFVDARNVQRLPAAAVAYANVLCTNRRLAEQVPVGARLVLEDVSQYAQVRCLYEPTAQRNPPMGSETLWQLVTLLTRHHGTLASGATGRHAVQQMLRLFAGDGQRQQEQVRGIRSVRARGATAHVGSEAWRGYCRGTEVAVEFDPDAFVGGSPLLLGAVLARFFALYTSVNSFVRLVVRRGDETWKQWPAMTGSQQLL; encoded by the coding sequence ATGGCTGAAAGTGTGGCGAACGGCGGCGACGGAGCCGGCCTGGATGACGCGGGCGACGGCGGCATCCTGCCCTACTACAAGCGCGAGCTGGCCTATCTTCGCACCGAGGGCGCCGCGTTTGCCGAGCGCTATCCCAGCGTGGCCGCGCGCATCGCGTGGCATGGCACCGAATCGCCGGACCCGCATACCGAGCGCCTGATCGAGGCCACCGCCTTCCTCGCGGCGCGCGTGCATCGCGACCTGGACCAGGCCTTCCCGCAGCTTGCCGCGGCGCTGCTGGACAACGTGTGCCCGTCGCTGGTACAGCCGGTGCCGTCGATGACGGTGGTGCAGTTCGAGCTGGATGCCGGCCAGGGCAAGGTGACCGCAGGCTACGCGGTGCCGCGCCACACCGGGCTGCATGCGCGCACCGAAAGCGGCGAGGCCTGCCGCTTCCGCACCGCCTGGGACACGACGCTGTGGCCGCTCGCGGTCACGCAGGCCCGGATGACCGAGGACCACGCGCTCAGGCTGACGCTGGAGTGCGCGCCCGGGGTGGATTTTTCCGAACTGGAACTGGGCACGCTGCGCCTGCACCTGCACGGCGACTGGATGGTGACGGTGCCGCTGTACGAGGCGCTGGTCACCAGCGTGGCGGGCGTGCGGGTGGCCCCGCCGAACGCGCCCCAGACCTGGCTGCCGGCCAGCGCGTGGCGCGAGGCCGGCTATGGCGCCGACGAGAACGTGCTGCCGCAGCCGCCGCACGCCCAACCCGCTTACGGGCTGATGCAGGAATACTTCGCCTTTGCGCGCAAGTTCCATTTCTTCGAGCTGGACCTGCCGGCGGGGCGGCTCGGCAACGGCCGCAGCTGCGAGGTGGAGCTGTGCCTGCGGCGCGGCGCGCCCGCGCTGGGCCGCGTGCATGCCGGCATGTTCCGGCTTGGCTGCGTGCCCGCGATCAACCTGTTTGCGCAGACCAGCGAACCCATCGTGCTCGACCACCGCCACTATGAGCACCGGCTGGTGGCCGACCAGCGCCGCGAGGCCATGACCGAGATCCATTCGATCCGCTCGGTGGTGCTGTCGGACCCTGACAGCGAGCGCGCCCTGGCCGTGCCGCCCTTTGCCGCGGCCAGCGGCGATCCGGCCGAGGGCGAACTGTTCTGGCACGCCCGCCGCGAGCCGACGCTGCGCGCCAGCCTGTCCGGCACCGACATGTACCTGAGCTTTGTCGATGCGCGCAACGTGCAGCGGCTGCCGGCGGCAGCGGTGGCGTATGCCAACGTGCTGTGCACCAACCGCCGGCTGGCGGAGCAGGTTCCGGTGGGCGCGCGGCTGGTGCTGGAGGATGTGTCGCAGTACGCGCAGGTGCGCTGCCTCTACGAGCCGACCGCGCAGCGCAACCCGCCCATGGGCAGCGAGACCCTGTGGCAGCTGGTGACGCTGCTGACCCGGCACCATGGCACGCTGGCCAGCGGCGCAACCGGCCGCCACGCCGTGCAGCAGATGCTGCGCCTGTTCGCCGGCGACGGGCAGCGCCAGCAGGAGCAGGTGCGCGGCATCCGCAGCGTGCGCGCGCGCGGCGCGACCGCGCATGTCGGCAGCGAAGCCTGGCGCGGCTACTGCCGCGGCACCGAGGTGGCGGTCGAATTTGATCCCGATGCCTTTGTTGGCGGCTCGCCGCTGCTGCTGGGGGCGGTGCTGGCGCGCTTCTTCGCGCTGTACACCTCGGTCAATTCCTTTGTGCGGCTGGTGGTGCGCCGCGGAGACGAGACATGGAAGCAATGGCCAGCGATGACCGGCAGCCAGCAGCTGCTGTGA
- the tssE gene encoding type VI secretion system baseplate subunit TssE translates to MSVIVTGSPMPLFERLSARADGAATHLLQGEPLRQSVARELARLLNTRSRLTEAQFLASDGTVLDYGVPDFSFRSFQSVPDCDAIAALAAHAIALFEPRLRRVRVRFAERDTPWPVLAIDGELALGAAPVRVAFELAAAGQPADPRWSDHG, encoded by the coding sequence ATGTCCGTCATCGTCACCGGGTCGCCGATGCCGCTGTTCGAGCGCCTGTCGGCGCGCGCCGACGGCGCCGCCACGCATTTGCTGCAAGGCGAGCCGCTGCGCCAGTCGGTGGCGCGCGAACTGGCGCGGCTGCTCAATACGCGCTCGCGGCTGACCGAGGCGCAGTTCCTGGCGTCGGACGGGACCGTGCTCGACTATGGCGTGCCGGACTTCTCGTTCCGCTCGTTCCAGTCGGTGCCGGACTGCGACGCGATCGCGGCGCTGGCCGCGCATGCGATCGCGCTGTTCGAGCCGCGCCTGCGCCGTGTGCGCGTGCGCTTTGCCGAACGCGACACGCCGTGGCCGGTGCTGGCGATCGACGGCGAACTGGCGCTGGGCGCCGCGCCCGTGCGCGTGGCCTTCGAGCTTGCCGCGGCGGGCCAGCCGGCCGATCCGCGCTGGAGCGATCATGGCTGA
- a CDS encoding Hcp family type VI secretion system effector, with protein MDTIILDIPEIKGSNKQQTGRAAERIQIYSFSHGVAMAVTNDPANSKRTSGKANFHSMSLTKLTDQATPGLYAACAAGRSLGEVKLEIGRTEDGAFRSELTYTLSDAIVESIQTSGGGGQPTDSFTLDFTRITTFFTQQKGDAQKEGTAAFGWDLVENVACAVSAPPEPQKKAA; from the coding sequence ATGGACACCATCATCCTCGATATCCCGGAAATCAAGGGCAGCAACAAGCAGCAGACCGGCCGCGCCGCCGAGCGCATCCAGATCTATTCGTTCTCGCATGGCGTGGCGATGGCCGTGACCAATGATCCCGCCAACTCCAAGCGGACCTCCGGCAAGGCGAATTTCCACAGCATGTCGCTGACCAAGCTGACCGACCAGGCCACGCCGGGCCTGTATGCGGCCTGCGCCGCGGGCCGCTCGCTGGGCGAGGTCAAGCTGGAGATCGGCAGGACCGAGGACGGTGCATTCCGTTCGGAGCTGACCTACACGCTGAGCGACGCCATCGTCGAGTCGATCCAGACCTCTGGTGGCGGCGGCCAGCCGACGGACTCGTTCACGCTCGACTTCACCCGCATCACCACGTTCTTCACCCAGCAGAAGGGCGATGCGCAGAAGGAAGGCACGGCGGCGTTCGGCTGGGACCTGGTGGAGAACGTGGCGTGTGCGGTGTCGGCGCCGCCGGAGCCGCAGAAGAAGGCGGCCTAA